A single genomic interval of Natronoarchaeum philippinense harbors:
- a CDS encoding nucleoside phosphorylase, with protein sequence MSDRDGTEVAGDSEDPNDGEQYHLEVGPDDVADAVLLPGNPERVPKVTQFWNESEEVAHHREYRTVTGRYEGTPISVTSTGIGSPSAAIAVEELARVGADTLVRVGSCGAIQPEMAVGDLVITTGAVRQEGTSDEYVREDYPAAADHEVVSALIAAAERLGYEYHTGITMSADSFYAGQGRPGFGGFEAAGSDQLVDNLRDANVANIEMEASAILTLANVYGLRAGAICTVYANRETGEFRTEGENRAAETATLAVKLLAQMDETKREAGVDQWHAGLSLE encoded by the coding sequence ATGAGCGACCGAGACGGCACGGAGGTGGCTGGCGACAGCGAGGACCCCAACGACGGCGAACAGTACCATCTTGAAGTCGGCCCCGACGACGTTGCCGACGCCGTGCTCTTGCCGGGGAATCCCGAGCGCGTCCCGAAGGTCACGCAGTTCTGGAACGAGAGCGAGGAGGTCGCACACCACCGCGAGTACCGAACCGTCACCGGTCGGTACGAGGGGACGCCGATCAGCGTCACGTCGACGGGCATCGGCTCGCCCTCGGCCGCCATCGCCGTCGAGGAACTAGCCCGCGTCGGCGCCGACACGCTCGTGCGCGTCGGCTCCTGCGGCGCAATCCAGCCCGAGATGGCGGTCGGCGATCTGGTCATCACGACCGGCGCGGTCCGACAGGAGGGCACCAGCGACGAGTACGTCCGCGAGGACTACCCGGCGGCGGCCGACCACGAGGTCGTCTCGGCGCTGATCGCGGCCGCTGAGCGACTGGGCTACGAGTACCACACCGGCATCACGATGAGCGCCGACAGCTTCTACGCGGGGCAGGGTAGACCCGGTTTCGGTGGGTTCGAGGCCGCCGGCAGCGACCAACTCGTCGACAATCTCCGAGACGCCAACGTCGCAAACATCGAGATGGAAGCCAGCGCGATCTTGACGTTGGCGAACGTCTACGGCCTGCGGGCCGGCGCCATCTGTACCGTCTACGCCAACCGGGAGACCGGCGAGTTCCGCACCGAAGGCGAGAACCGGGCCGCCGAGACGGCGACGCTCGCGGTGAAACTACTGGCACAGATGGACGAGACAAAGCGCGAGGCTGGCGTCGACCAGTGGCACGCCGGACTCTCGTTGGAGTAG
- a CDS encoding NAD(P)/FAD-dependent oxidoreductase, which produces MTDTVVVLGAGYAGAGAVQQLEDELNGSTEIVWVSDTDYHLVLHESHRVIRDPSIQHKITIPVEEIKSPATTFVEGEVTNLDVDDREVELADGDTIDYDYALVALGSQTAYYGIPGLEEHSLTLKSLDDALEIHEQVKAAAQDATRSDPAEVVIGGAGLSGIQSAGEVAEFRDKHNAPIEITLVEALEEIFPPGSDEIQRALREKLEAAGVNILTDDPITEATADAIEFDERDAIDYDVFVWTGGVTGRDAMAGAELDNEHNRINAASTFETSDERVFAIGDSAVIDQGENPAPPTAQAAWQAAEVAGENLARAIDGRPLKTWAHKDKGTVISIGDEAVACDVDPGFGAGRLFEPIGSFGGLPAETLKKVIAARWIADLTSWNRARKAWDAL; this is translated from the coding sequence ATGACAGACACGGTCGTCGTTCTCGGCGCAGGATACGCCGGCGCTGGCGCGGTCCAGCAACTCGAAGACGAACTGAACGGGAGCACGGAGATCGTCTGGGTCTCCGACACCGACTACCATCTGGTGCTCCACGAGTCCCACCGCGTCATCCGGGATCCCTCGATCCAGCACAAGATCACGATTCCGGTCGAAGAGATCAAATCGCCCGCGACGACGTTCGTCGAGGGCGAGGTGACGAATCTCGATGTCGACGACCGCGAGGTCGAGCTGGCCGACGGCGATACCATCGACTACGACTACGCGCTGGTCGCGCTGGGCAGCCAGACGGCCTACTACGGCATCCCCGGCCTCGAAGAGCACTCCTTGACGCTCAAGAGCCTCGACGACGCGCTGGAGATCCACGAACAGGTCAAAGCAGCCGCCCAAGACGCGACGCGCAGCGACCCCGCCGAAGTCGTCATCGGCGGCGCCGGCCTCTCGGGCATCCAGAGCGCGGGCGAGGTCGCCGAGTTTCGCGACAAGCACAACGCGCCGATCGAGATCACGCTCGTCGAGGCGCTCGAAGAGATCTTCCCGCCGGGCTCCGACGAGATCCAGCGCGCGCTCCGGGAGAAACTCGAAGCCGCTGGCGTGAACATCCTCACCGACGACCCGATCACCGAGGCGACCGCCGACGCGATCGAGTTCGACGAGCGCGACGCGATCGACTACGACGTGTTCGTCTGGACCGGCGGCGTCACCGGCCGCGACGCGATGGCAGGTGCGGAACTGGACAACGAGCACAACCGCATCAACGCCGCCTCGACGTTCGAGACCAGCGACGAGCGCGTGTTCGCCATCGGCGACTCGGCCGTGATCGACCAAGGCGAGAACCCGGCACCGCCGACCGCACAGGCCGCTTGGCAGGCCGCCGAAGTCGCCGGCGAGAACCTCGCTCGCGCGATCGACGGCCGCCCGCTCAAGACGTGGGCGCACAAGGACAAGGGGACGGTCATCTCCATCGGCGACGAAGCCGTCGCCTGTGACGTCGACCCCGGCTTCGGCGCCGGGCGCCTGTTCGAGCCGATCGGCTCCTTCGGCGGCCTCCCCGCCGAGACGCTCAAGAAGGTCATCGCAGCGCGCTGGATCGCCGACCTCACGTCGTGGAACCGGGCCCGGAAGGCCTGGGACGCGCTGTAG
- a CDS encoding helix-turn-helix domain-containing protein has product MQSADLTLTLPESMQLPTPDYEGYVDREEVLSWRVDPVEGVVGFLSLVAGDRERCVEVATDLDAIDRFDVAPIDDETFYAYAEIDLRDADASLMAPFDDGGLVVVPPIVYEDSSTVRVTALGTDDALSGLLDRFPDGVGVEVERVGDHDRLSGSLASRLTRRQFEALSVARELGYYEVPREAPLSAVADALGCSESAASTLLRTAQANLVDAALAR; this is encoded by the coding sequence GTGCAATCGGCAGATCTGACGCTCACGCTCCCCGAGTCGATGCAGTTGCCGACGCCGGACTACGAGGGGTACGTCGACCGGGAGGAGGTGCTGTCGTGGCGCGTCGACCCCGTCGAGGGCGTCGTCGGCTTCCTCTCGTTGGTGGCCGGCGATCGAGAGCGATGTGTCGAGGTCGCGACCGATCTCGACGCCATCGATCGGTTCGATGTCGCGCCGATCGACGACGAAACGTTCTACGCCTACGCCGAGATCGACCTGCGGGACGCCGACGCGTCGCTGATGGCGCCGTTCGACGACGGCGGGCTCGTGGTCGTTCCGCCGATCGTCTACGAAGATTCGTCGACCGTCCGCGTGACCGCGCTGGGGACCGACGACGCGCTCTCGGGACTGCTCGATCGGTTTCCGGACGGCGTCGGCGTCGAGGTCGAGCGCGTCGGCGATCACGACCGCCTCTCGGGGTCGCTCGCCAGCCGACTGACTCGGCGGCAGTTCGAGGCGCTCTCGGTCGCCCGCGAGTTGGGCTACTACGAGGTCCCCCGCGAGGCACCGCTGTCCGCGGTCGCCGACGCGCTGGGGTGTTCGGAGAGCGCGGCGTCGACGCTGTTGCGAACCGCGCAAGCCAATCTCGTCGACGCTGCGCTCGCCCGGTAA
- a CDS encoding cytochrome P450, whose amino-acid sequence MAERSAETDADRRTGTTAATPAPEPTAPPRRSGAPLVGNTLTYVRQGIDFLDTLQEHGDVVSYRALGEEFVAVFDPDIVESVLVGRNDEFSKGDFETAFGELIAPDGVAFSEGETWRRQRQLLQSEFTPAQVQSYAETMVDETDALAADWRDGEVVELRETLSTFTLGVLTEALFDLDLDNERAGVVREATLALADIADPTTFALHSVLPSWLPSPSGRRYERAMDDLNELIERLVDERRDADDRDDLLSTLARAEYPDGERMAPNVVRDQLVTFLFAGHETTATSLTYACWLLAGHPDVRERLDAELERELGDSDPTFLDLPSLDVTEAIVNEAMRLYPPITILYREPHEALTLGGYRIPEDATLQLSAYGIHRDERWWSDPETFDPERWLADRDRPEYAYFPFGGGPRHCLGMRFAMTELQLALATLAQRVEFERVTESLDPTMSVTLDPGEVAVRVRKR is encoded by the coding sequence ATGGCAGAACGTTCAGCCGAGACCGACGCGGACCGTCGAACCGGGACGACAGCCGCCACACCGGCCCCCGAGCCGACGGCCCCGCCGCGCCGATCCGGCGCGCCGCTGGTCGGGAACACGTTGACGTACGTCCGGCAGGGGATCGACTTTCTTGACACGCTTCAGGAACACGGCGATGTCGTCTCCTACCGAGCGCTCGGCGAGGAGTTCGTCGCGGTGTTCGACCCCGACATCGTCGAGTCGGTGCTGGTCGGTCGCAACGACGAGTTCAGCAAGGGCGACTTCGAGACCGCCTTCGGCGAACTCATCGCGCCCGACGGCGTCGCGTTCTCTGAAGGCGAGACGTGGCGCCGCCAGCGCCAACTGCTCCAGTCGGAGTTCACGCCCGCGCAGGTCCAGTCCTACGCCGAGACGATGGTCGACGAGACGGACGCGCTGGCGGCGGACTGGCGAGACGGCGAGGTCGTCGAACTCCGGGAGACGCTCTCGACGTTCACGCTCGGCGTCCTGACCGAGGCGCTGTTCGATCTCGATCTCGACAACGAGCGCGCCGGCGTCGTCCGCGAGGCGACGCTCGCGCTGGCCGACATCGCCGATCCGACGACGTTCGCGCTCCACTCGGTGCTTCCCTCGTGGCTCCCCTCGCCGTCGGGCCGGCGCTACGAGCGGGCGATGGACGATCTGAACGAGTTGATCGAGCGACTGGTCGACGAGCGCCGCGACGCCGACGACCGGGACGACCTTCTCTCGACGCTCGCCCGCGCGGAGTACCCGGACGGCGAGCGGATGGCGCCGAACGTCGTCCGCGACCAACTCGTGACGTTCCTGTTCGCGGGCCACGAGACGACCGCCACGTCGCTGACTTACGCCTGCTGGTTGCTGGCCGGCCACCCCGACGTGCGTGAGCGACTCGACGCCGAACTGGAGCGCGAACTCGGCGACAGCGACCCGACGTTTCTCGACCTGCCCAGCCTCGACGTGACCGAGGCGATCGTCAACGAGGCGATGCGGCTGTACCCGCCGATCACGATTCTCTACCGAGAGCCCCACGAGGCGCTCACGCTCGGCGGGTATCGCATCCCGGAGGACGCGACGCTGCAGCTATCTGCCTACGGCATCCACCGCGACGAGCGCTGGTGGTCCGACCCCGAGACGTTCGATCCCGAGCGCTGGCTGGCGGATCGGGACCGACCGGAGTACGCGTACTTCCCCTTCGGCGGCGGGCCGCGCCACTGTCTGGGGATGCGCTTTGCGATGACGGAACTCCAGCTCGCGCTGGCGACGCTAGCACAGCGCGTCGAGTTCGAGCGCGTTACCGAGTCGCTCGATCCGACGATGAGCGTGACGCTCGATCCCGGAGAAGTAGCGGTTCGGGTACGAAAACGGTAG
- a CDS encoding Rrf2 family transcriptional regulator, giving the protein MSSIELTPSQKTILTALINLHREDEDAVKGEDIAEEVDRNPGTIRNQMQSLKALQLVEGVPGPKGGYKPTATAYEALDIQRMDEPASVPLSHEGEPVTEGNVEGIDLSSVHHPELCRAEIHFQGSVRDIHEGDSVTVGPTPLSKLQIEGTVDGKDDTANILILKIDDMVAPAEEPEH; this is encoded by the coding sequence ATGTCATCCATCGAGCTTACACCGAGTCAGAAGACCATCCTCACTGCCCTCATCAACCTCCATCGGGAGGACGAAGACGCAGTGAAAGGCGAGGACATCGCCGAGGAGGTCGACCGTAACCCCGGCACGATCCGCAACCAGATGCAGAGCCTCAAAGCGCTCCAGCTCGTCGAGGGCGTCCCCGGCCCGAAGGGCGGCTACAAGCCGACCGCGACCGCCTACGAGGCGCTGGACATCCAGCGCATGGACGAGCCGGCGTCGGTGCCCCTGTCCCACGAGGGCGAGCCCGTCACCGAGGGCAACGTCGAGGGAATCGACCTCAGCAGCGTCCACCACCCCGAACTGTGCCGCGCGGAGATCCACTTCCAAGGCTCGGTGCGGGACATCCACGAGGGCGACAGCGTCACCGTCGGCCCGACGCCACTCTCGAAGCTCCAGATCGAGGGAACCGTCGACGGCAAGGACGACACCGCCAACATCCTGATCCTGAAGATCGACGACATGGTCGCGCCGGCAGAAGAGCCCGAGCACTGA
- a CDS encoding PLDc N-terminal domain-containing protein, with translation MAAGGLALLMIVLFFIFSIIIPFWVYSDAQQNSSYSAVLWALVAFFGGLLGLLLYLLIGRDRTGGRGGNHGGNDGWNDNERSNEPDLRR, from the coding sequence ATGGCAGCTGGTGGTCTCGCCCTGTTGATGATCGTCCTGTTTTTCATCTTCTCGATCATCATTCCGTTTTGGGTGTACAGTGACGCACAGCAAAACAGCTCCTACAGCGCCGTGCTGTGGGCGCTCGTCGCCTTCTTCGGCGGACTCCTCGGCCTCCTGTTGTACCTGCTGATCGGTCGTGATCGGACCGGTGGGCGAGGTGGGAATCACGGTGGAAACGACGGCTGGAACGACAACGAGCGTTCCAACGAGCCCGACCTCCGTCGCTGA
- a CDS encoding metal-dependent transcriptional regulator, translated as MMLSDVMEDYLKVIYHLQGERDGRIRTSEIADYLDVTSPTVTSMIDKLEERGLVDREKYKGVELTPEGETVALEVVRHHRLLESYLTEQLDYDWSEVHEEADRLEHHISEKFERRLVEALGDPQVDPHGDPIPNEQLDPPETTENRQLTEFEEGDRVVVERISDRDPEVLRYLSDRGIDTGVTLRIDEIAPFGMITACPNGRDTEVSLPEDVAVDVHVHDAV; from the coding sequence ATGATGCTCAGCGACGTGATGGAGGACTACCTGAAGGTCATCTACCACCTGCAGGGCGAGCGTGACGGGCGAATCCGCACCTCCGAGATCGCGGACTACCTCGATGTCACGTCGCCGACGGTGACCAGCATGATCGACAAGCTCGAAGAGCGGGGGCTGGTCGACCGCGAGAAGTACAAGGGCGTCGAACTCACGCCCGAAGGCGAGACCGTCGCGCTGGAAGTCGTCCGCCATCACCGGCTGCTCGAATCCTATCTCACCGAGCAACTCGACTACGACTGGAGCGAGGTCCACGAGGAGGCCGACCGGTTGGAACACCACATCAGCGAGAAGTTCGAGCGCCGACTCGTCGAGGCGCTGGGCGATCCGCAGGTCGATCCCCACGGCGATCCGATCCCCAACGAACAGCTCGATCCACCGGAGACGACCGAGAATCGCCAATTGACAGAGTTCGAGGAGGGCGACCGCGTCGTCGTCGAGCGGATCAGCGACCGAGATCCGGAGGTTCTCCGCTACCTCTCGGATCGTGGCATCGACACGGGCGTCACGCTGCGTATCGACGAGATCGCCCCCTTCGGGATGATAACCGCCTGTCCGAATGGTCGGGATACTGAGGTGTCGTTACCGGAAGACGTCGCCGTCGACGTTCACGTTCACGACGCCGTCTGA
- the cdd gene encoding cytidine deaminase — protein sequence MDDLIEAAREARTASYAPYSEYLVGAALRAADGTVFTGCNIENANFSNSLHAEEVALAEAIREGHREFDAIAVSTSEQDGQTPCGMCRQSLTEFCDDDLRVCCDEGDAVAEYTLGELLPDTISRDDLD from the coding sequence ATGGACGACCTGATCGAAGCCGCCCGCGAGGCCCGCACGGCATCGTACGCACCCTACTCCGAGTATCTCGTCGGCGCCGCGCTGCGGGCCGCCGACGGAACAGTGTTCACCGGCTGTAACATCGAAAACGCCAATTTCTCGAACAGTCTCCACGCCGAGGAGGTCGCACTCGCAGAAGCGATCCGAGAGGGCCACCGCGAGTTCGACGCGATCGCGGTCAGCACGAGCGAGCAGGACGGCCAGACGCCCTGCGGCATGTGTCGCCAGTCGCTGACGGAGTTTTGCGACGACGACCTGCGCGTGTGCTGTGACGAGGGCGACGCCGTCGCCGAGTACACCCTCGGCGAGCTACTACCGGATACGATCTCGCGGGACGATCTGGACTGA